The following proteins are encoded in a genomic region of Sparus aurata chromosome 11, fSpaAur1.1, whole genome shotgun sequence:
- the LOC115591326 gene encoding sterile alpha motif domain-containing protein 9-like produces MRRSTKKSPPPVETWTKEDVHRWLMTEVKVDKTCADIFCEEEVSGDSLVDFEKKDILELGIKHGPAVKITSYLKGLTEGSQHESQFPEYVENWSKEQVSQWLLQHVNIYNKYAERLREEDVSGDCLVCFKKQDLLDLEVKSGPAVKILAELRRLNEKPEPTLQPILPTSSDKEEAPKPTQPEQSLAQAIACTESCNETESKTEVIVENEKAQETFKKVSEKKKVQKSKPQNLGARRKEKVVTTGTPENPKISVMVQETLEHLSKEDFKKFHFHLADYYKSTHKPIPRGKLEDKDTMDTAKLMTGHYGSEALQVTKDILQEINQRDLAHKLEKKMGQQQQQCLSKEVLKKEANQGDKLKNLLTCGGNSLDNYNRFVVVVNKSCPEQVHYLQFLSKMKLFSVLDFDPDSGMPGGLCHSYRESRVANLHSPTQYQGQTDSVIKNLNLYKQTSWVFCNGRHDLDGDANKVLDYKNWLRKSCKDVEQLVSFICNPEVLLRGRSLIIFLLLSPVENEKDPIFDTYRSFIKHTEEENIITICASQSTYSKWRELIQEKCEYDIDHLSINDLTLSEINGTIMALGPFSQSSGRLLPSSGSSAVVLKQKDEDFMTALEILSLNQCEKMYDEESPEFHDFRIKVEKEFYRGGKVKWWNFYFSDKDKEKPFVKREKYENLKKMIRSQLRDSKNMCDLLNLYHHPGCGGTTLAMHVMWDLRREFRCAVLKDNKLPKTEVASQVRRLMTLESDKPTPVLLLVDDSKETENPHDLVNCIQRAATEDGLNINEDDAQNCKIIILYCVRCHSPKEQYRKHNPMQSQYITASLTQEEQKEFEKKLTELQETHDKPENFYSFMIMKSNFDQKYIEDLARNTLENFDFSSKTDRLFAFLALLNTYVSESDISLSLCEDFLGIKVIRWGEDNLMDRMKPYSNFLIIDTVEEWGDYKGIRILHHSIASACLERLEKSCHLKVSDITMEILHCDLFFSDRVVKHRFMLSIQRMLIERQRREDGDDREPFSSLINKIHDQQGRQMVQEIFVKASSRFVTSASIPQALARYLYINERDFPEAVKWAEKAKKIKENPYTSDTIGQIHKSNLKSNNQREKQETSHNPEDLNTNIQIAHKAITAFKRAQELANTEDEPKDDTADDESDDYPRKSYNVYGYVGVLEIAFLIFEILARLPFFEQSDPMKKRYLQSFLKKAIPITSVHKEDNEINNRYVEIIKDHEQFLVSLKTEVKETFDILDCYFTYIKANNSEFDSRNRWTVCGHFNKYFTLFCTEPEEMKKERQNNPNLNLKIDIEEKRSFLEKNQADTFAGILQHLDKPAEQTEKITECYEFLQKQQQFIDKKQKTRETINYILSKIVLYLLEPTSQHVKSHSQLSALLLKTLHDVGLRYPFPDPYYLALLLLWPSPTESNTDIEAYVRAIRNSSYKRLTSLFRRRSTVAHLYLGKGEGLKRLVSKPQLDENFKQMRRDTLAQLWRNGDIFKDKAIISRLHRVSGTIEQGEVFANYGKLKIPVRPALIAGIMSGFSTEKVSFYLGFAINGPLAYDIQYEN; encoded by the exons ATGAGACGTTCAACAAAAAAGTCACCACCTCCAGTTGAAACATGGACCAAGGAGGATGTCCACCGGTGGCTGATGACAGAGGTCAAAGTCGATAAGACTTGTGCTGATATATTCTGTGAAGAAGAAGTGTCAGGAGACAGTCTGGTtgattttgaaaagaaagacaTATTGGAATTGGGAATAAAACATGGTCCTGCTGTCAAAATCACATCTTACCTGAAAGGTCTGACGGAAGGATCACAACATGAATCACAGTTCCCAGAATATGTAGAGAACTGGTCCAAAGAGCAGGTGAGCCAGTGGTTACTGCAACATGTGAACATATACAACAAATATGCAGAACGGCTCCGAGAGGAAGATGTGTCTGGAGACTGCCTGGTTTGCTTCAAGAAGCAGGACTTACTGGATCTGGAAGTGAAAAGTGGTCCTGCGGTGAAGATTCTGGCAGAACTCAGACGGTTAAATGAGAAACCAGAGCCGACACTGCAACCCATCCTTCCCACCAGCTCAGACAAAGAAGAAGCACCCAAACCCACCCAACCTGAACAGAGTCTGGCTCAGGCCATAGCATGCACAGAATCATGTAACGAAACTGAATCAAAAACAGAGGTAATAGTGGAAAATGAAAAGGCTCAAGAGACATTCAAGAAAGTTTCTGAGAAGAAGAAAGTTCAGAAGTCAAAGCCACAGAACTTGGGGgccagaagaaaagaaaaagtagtg ACCACAGGCACACCAGAAAACCCCAAGATCAGTGTGATGGTTCAGGAAACCCTAGAACACCTTTCAAAAGAAGACTTCAAAAAATTTCATTTCCACTTAGCAGATTATTACAAATCCACACATAAACCCATTCCTCGGGGTAAACTGGAAGACAAGGACACCATGGACACTGCTAAGTTAATGACTGGCCACTATGGGAGCGAGGCTTTACAAGTCACAAAAGACATTCTACAAGAAATAAATCAGCGTGATCTGGCTCATAAACTGGAAAAGAAGATGG gtcaacaacagcagcagtgtctTTCAAAAGAAGTTTTGAAGAAAGAAGCCAACCAGGGTGACAAACTAAAGAATTTGTTAACTTGTGGTGGGAACTCATTAGACAACTATAacagatttgttgttgttgtaaataaGAGCTGTCCAGAACAAGTGCATTATCTCCAGTTTCTGAGTAAGATGAAACTGTTCTCTGTGTTAGACTTTGACCCCGACTCAGGTATGCCAGGTGGACTCTGCCATTCATACAGAGAGTCAAGAGTGGCTAATCTGCATAGCCCAACACAATATCAAGGACAGACTGACTCAGTGATAAAGAACCTGAACCTCTACAAACAGACCAGCTGGGTGTTCTGCAATGGAAGACATGACCTTGACGGTGACGCAAACAAGGTGTTGGACTATAAGAACTGGCTAAGAAAATCTTGCAAAGATGTAGAGCAGTTGGTTTCATTCATTTGCAACCCAGAAGTTCTTCTTCGTGGAAGAAGTCTCATCATATTCCTCTTACTTTCCCCtgtggaaaatgagaaagaccCAATATTTGACACCTACAGGTCTTTCATAAAGCACACTGAAGAGGAAAACATCATCACCATTTGTGCATCTCAGAGCACATATTCCAAATGGAGGGAGCTGATACAAGAAAAGTGTGAATATGACATTGACCATCTATCCATCAATGACCTGACCTTAAGTGAGATCAATGGTACCATCATGGCACTGGGGCCATTCAGTCAGTCATCTGGAAGGTTGCTGCCCTCTTCTGGTTCCAGCGCTGTTGTCCTGAAACAGAAGGATGAGGATTTCATGACTGCTCTGGAGATTTTGAGTCTCAATCAGTGTGAAAAAATGTATGATGAAGAAAGTCCAGAGTTTCACGACTTCAGAATCAAAGTTGAGAAGGAATTCTACAGAGGAGGCAAAGTCAAATGGTGGAACTTCTACTTctctgacaaagacaaagagaagccATTCGTCAAGCGGGAGAAGTACGAAAATTTGAAGAAGATGATCAGGTCTCAGTTGAGGGATTCAAAAAACATGTGTGATCTGCTCAATCTTTATCACCATCCAGGCTGTGGCGGTACCACCTTAGCCATGCATGTGATGTGGGATCTCCGACGAGAGTTCAGATGTGCTGTGCTGAAGGACAACAAGCTGCCAAAGACAGAAGTTGCCAGTCAAGTCAGAAGGCTCATGACACTTGAAAGTGATAAACCAACTCCAGTTTTGCTGTTAGTCGATGATTCAAAAGAAACCGAGAATCCTCACGATCTTGTGAACTGCATCCAAAGAGCAGCTACAGAGGATGGCTTAAACATTAATGAGGATGACGCCCAAAATTGCAAAATCATCATCCTTTACTGTGTTCGTTGCCATAGCCCGAAGGAGCAATACAGAAAGCACAATCCAATGCAGAGTCAATACATCACCGCCTCACTGACACAAGAGGAACAGAAGGAGTTTGAAAAGAAACTCACAGAGCTCCAGGAAACTCATGACAAGCCTGAAAACTTTTACAGCTTCATGATCATGAAGAGCAATTTTGACCAAAAATACATTGAGGATCTTGCTCGTAACACACTGGAGAACTTTGATTTCAGCTCAAAGACGGACCGACTGTTTGCTTTTCTCGCATTACTTAACACCTATGTGTCAGAATCTGACATTTCCCTCTCACTCTGTGAAGATTTCTTGGGAATAAAAGTGATTCGCTGGGGAGAGGATAATCTGATGGACAGAATGAAGCCATACTCAAACTTTCTCATCATAGACACAGTTGAAGAATGGGGAGACTACAAAGGAATCCGAATCCTTCACCACTCCATAGCATCTGCATGTCTAGAAAGGTTAGAGAAAAGCTGCCATTTAAAAGTAAGTGATATCACCATGGAGATCCTTCACTGTGATCTGTTCTTCAGTGACAGAGTTGTCAAACACAGATTCATGCTCTCAATTCAACGGATGCTGATTGAAAGGCAGCGCAGGGAAGATGGAGATGACAGAGAACCATTTTCTTCTCTCATAAACAAAATCCACGACCAGCAAGGAAGACAAATGGTCCAAGAAATCTTTGTGAAAGCATCATCCAGGTTTGTGACAAGTGCATCCATTCCTCAGGCGCTGGCCAGATACTTGTACATCAATGAGCGTGACTTTCCAGAGGCTGTGAAATGGGCTGAGAAGGCCAAGAAGATCAAGGAAAACCCATACACATCTGACACAATTGGGCAGATTCACAAAAGCAACTTAAAGTCTAACAACCAAAGAGAAAAGCAGGAGACATCTCACAATCCAGAggatttaaacacaaacatccaaATAGCCCATAAGGCTATCACAGCGTTTAAAAGGGCTCAGGAGCTGGCAAACACAGAGGATGAACCTAAGGATGACACTGCTGATGATGAGTCAGATGACTATCCCAGGAAGTCATATAATGTTTATGGCTATGTGGGTGTGCTGGAAATTGCTTTCCTGATTTTTGAAATATTAGCCAGATTGCCATTCTTTGAGCAAAGTGATCCAATGAAGAAGAGGTACTTGCAGAGTTTTCTGAAAAAAGCAATCCCAATCACCAGCGTGCACAAAGAGGACAATGAGATCAACAACAGATACGTGGAAATCATCAAAGACCATGAACAGTTTCTTGTTAGTTTGAAAACTGAAGTAAAAGAAACTTTTGATATTCTTGACTGTTACTTCACGTATATAAAAGCCAACAATAGTGAATTTGACTCAAGGAATCGTTGGACTGTCTGTGGTCATTTCAACAAgtatttcacactgttttgcaCTGAaccagaggaaatgaaaaaagaacgACAAAACAATCCTAATCTCAATCTAAAAATCGATATTGAAGAGAAAAGATCATTTCTTGAGAAGAATCAAGCAGATACATTTGCAGGGATTCTTCAGCATTTGGACAAACCTGCTGAACAGACTGAGAAGATCACAGAGTGCTATGAgtttctgcaaaaacaacaacaatttattgacaaaaaacagaagacaaGAGAAACAATCAATTACATTTTGTCCAAAATAGTTCTTTACCTTTTGGAACCCACATCTCAACATGTGAAGAGTCACAGCCAACTCTCTGCTTTACTTTTGAAAACTCTGCATGATGTAGGACTAAGGTATCCCTTCCCAGACCCATACTACCTGGCTCTGCTGTTACTCTGGCCAAGTCCAACTGAGAGTAACACAGACATCGAGGCATACGTGCGAGCAATCCGAAACTCATCTTACAAGCGCCTGACTTCATTGTTCCGGAGAAGGAGCACTGTCGCACACCTCTACTTGGGGAAAGGAGAGGGACTCAAGAGGCTTGTTTCTAAACCACAACTCGATGAGAATTTCAAACAGATGCGCCGTGATACCTTGGCACAACTTTGGCGAAATGGAGATATATTTAAAGACAAAGCAATTATCAGCCGCCTTCATCGAGTCAGTGGGACCATTGAGCAAGGAGAAGTGTTTGCCAATTATGGAAAACTGAAAATCCCTGTGCGTCCAGCTCTGATTGCTGGCATAATGAGTGGTTTCAGTACAGAAAAGGTTTCTTTCTACCTTGGTTTTGCCATTAATGGACCCCTCGCTTATGATATCCAGTATGAAAACTAG